Proteins from one Podospora pseudoanserina strain CBS 124.78 chromosome 1, whole genome shotgun sequence genomic window:
- a CDS encoding hypothetical protein (BUSCO:EOG092608WU; COG:S; EggNog:ENOG503NX6B) → MSHASRASYSQTNRRVGSLGRAPSRARAPTISYDDAYSFALRIAFLNYLLQPRKKRKEYVNTPKPPPRAHTSSMSELMKDLTGSASIKLPHAFRQFLERRMSGVLQGIERLPGFSDAAVKRTFAEAYTAFTAKDFQKSIDKDRKVEPLVLIFYSAATKAQGRGKAPDDHSWKYMVDRHLAMFIRLLSSILKDLGSEKSDLIARLNTLEKKLMTNDQNLYLDTGQEEHKYVEKDIPLTYEVKDMLMVQTVAKIFGVTNSQVQSDIDRNMSSWTEDNALKDFKGYQFRLSAGMAGTLRKSDFDVNEAFEEWRRQEGPHLAKIFSELLSVRPDLKGGSGAGNDNVLSARPTSMYEDQAYADLGRMLSNNDPGSPVTGFDPSFSFGSLSLEDTSSIRSVDEPSYTFIPQDPRAVYKIITQYVLSYDEMHAADPSSPLNEESNDLLVELAVRWRIPQFTRHVVLIEVATRKFLDTEITAEQLYTYLDFVKEPQPEPKKVPPIYLFTSSLSEIESSKWTMVDFAGYQQALRDLHEALLRELYTLLCQCYAPKPPSVGVVMALLMNHIYNDPAFSQRPEDEAEFSQQLENGLREAAGDAYRGFLDVHIPRNQQEWDFANVVNLGKAVVGLAEKIKKRYRKNPEVMGVSPFKVLVETTFPSFEEDTHEIIKRVLDMAKQQNVEIDLQDGFDLYKELVEIRKIHLESLPDKPFAFHIESLLEGFVWRWIQNAEEKMTQFVESAIKQDQFKVRVRHEGDIPTDEERHSHSIIDTFTLFNQTVDQVYQLGWNDEVHLARFMTSLAKAFAAGIGRYCEIVELQFAREMDRQSAQEAARERTAQEKFFQYAKEAWNTKERVEPFQFYPESFVKFNNIEYAMQALDKLEKLMNVDRCAEVLDEVDGPKQMVKRPAHYVFTIKIVEGEDLKACDPNGTSDPYVVLCDEYQKRLAKTRVIPRTLNPRWDESVDITVSGALNVIATIWDHDMFGEHDFVGRTSLKLDPVHFGDYLPREFWLDLDTQGRILFRVTMEGERDDIQFHFGKAFRHLKRTERDMVRKVTSKLTMHINASLSHEALRNLLSKGIAASMASLWKKKQASAPPVTAAEIENALQPLFTYFDENFAIMKQTLTDATMMAVMTRLWKEVLLAIENLLVPPLSDKPSNQKPLTQTEMDVVYRWLELLFNFFNVRDPETGEVLGVPADVLKSPKWHELASLNFFYFDSTENLIRTSERMVAANMERAKLQAQQAHPALPNRLSAPASLGGNHLSVANAGFGSLGTIRRGKSIMMSRNLGTMRKAKEEKRKEMQADPSDDMIMRILRMRPEAVNYLKERQRQKERMAARQQAANIVRQSVHQGWNNGPAFGGALYGRNNLPQR, encoded by the exons atgtcgCACGCCTCGCGAGCCTCGTACTCCCAAACCAACCGCCGGGTTGGCAGCCTCGGTCGAGCACCGTCGAGAGCCCGCGCGCCGACAATCAGCTACGACGATGCGTACTCCTTCGCCCTGCGCATCGCCTTTTTGAactacctcctccagccgcgcaagaagagaaaggaatATGTCAACACGCCGAAGCCGCCCCCGAGGGCGCATACCTCGAGCATGTCGGAGCTGATGAAGGACTTGACCGGGTCGGCCTCTATCAAGCTCCCCCACGCGTTCCGCCAGTTTCTGGAGAGACGGATGTCCGGTGTGCTGCAGGGGATCGAGAGGCTGCCCGGCTTCAGCGATGCTGCTGTCAAGAGAACCTTTGCGGAGGCGTACACTGCCTTCACCGCCAAGGACTTTCAGAAGTCGATTGACAAGGATCGGAAAGTTGAGCCTCTGGTGCTGATCTTTTACTCGGCCGCGACCAAGGCCCAAGGGCGTGGAAAGGCCCCGGATGATCATTCTTGGAAATACATGGTGGACAGGCATCTGGCCATGTTTATTAGGTTGCTGAGCAGTATCCTCAAGGACCTGGGGAGTGAGAAGTCGGACCTTATTGCACGCCTGAATacgctggagaagaagctgatgACGAATGACCAAAACTTGTATTTGGATActgggcaggaggagcacAAGTATGTGGAAAAGGATATACCGCTGACCTACGAGGTCAAGGACATGTTGATGGTCCAGACGGTTGCCAAGATATTCGGGGTGACCAATTCCCAGGTACAGAGTGACATTGACAGGAATATGTCGAGCTGGACCGAGGACAATGCTTTGAAGGATTTCAAGGGGTACCAATTCAGGCTCTCGGCAGGAATGGCGGGGACGCTGCGGAAGTCGGATTTCGATGTGAACGAGGCCTTTGAAGAATGGAGGCGGCAGGAAGGCCCCCATTTGGCAAAGATTTTTTCCGAGCTCTTGAGCGTTCGACCGGATTTGAAAGGAGGGTCTGGTGCTGGGAACGACAATGTGCTCTCGGCGCGTCCAACGTCCATGTATGAAGATCAGGCCTATGCGGACCTGGGGAGGATGCTGTCCAACAATGATCCCGGATCTCCTGTTACTGGCTTCGACCCGTCATTTAGCTTTGGGTCGCTCTCGCTTGAGGATACGAGCAGCATACGGAGCGTGGATGAGCCAAGTTATACTTTCATCCCGCAGGATCCCCGTGCTGTCTACAAGATCATCACTCAGTATGTTTTATCCTACGATGAGATGCACGCCGCGGATCCTTCCTCACCGCTGAACGAGGAATCCAACGATCTTCTCGTAGAACTGGCGGTTCGATGGCGGATTCCACAATTCACCCGCCATGTGGTTCTCATTGAGGTTGCGACTCGCAAGTTTCTCGATACGGAGATCACTGCGGAGCAGCTGTACACTTATCTGGACTTTGTCAAGGAACCCCAACCGGAGCCGAAGAAGGTGCCTCCTATCTATCTGTTTACCTCGAGCCTCAGTGAGATTGAGTCCAGCAAGTGGACGATGGTCGATTTTGCGGGCTACCAACAGGCACTGCGAGATCTACACGAGGCCCTCCTGCGGGAGCTTTACACTCTCTTGTGCCAGTGCTACgcccccaaacctccctctGTCGGTGTCGTAATGGCCTTGCTCATGAACCACATCTACAACGATCCTGCCTTCTCCCAACGGCCGGAGGACGAGGCAGAGTTTTCTCAACAGCTCGAAAACGGCCTGCGCGAAGCGGCGGGTGATGCGTACAGGGGGTTCTTGGATGTGCACATCCCTCGGAACCAGCAAGAGTGGGACTTTGCCAACGTGGTCAACCTCGGAAAGGCCGTGGTCGGGCTGGCagagaagatcaagaagcggTACCGCAAGAACCCGGAAGTGATGGGCGTCAGCCCGTTCAAGGTCCTCGTCGAGACCACGTTCCCCAGTTTCGAGGAGGACACGCACGAGATCATCAAGCGGGTGCTGGACATGGCGAAGCAGCAGAACGTCGAGATTGACCTGCAGGACGGGTTCGACTTGTACAAGGAGCTGGTCGAGATCCGAAAGATTCATCTCGAGTCGCTGCCTGACAAGCCTTTTGCGTTTCACATTGAGAGCTTGCTGGAAGGGTTTGTGTGGAGGTGGATTCAGAATGCGGAGGAAAAGATGACGCAGTTTGTCGAGTCGGCTATCAAGCAGGATCAGTTCAAGGTTAGGGTGAGACATGAGGGGGATATCCCGACTGATGAGGAGAGGCACAGTCATTCGATCATTGACACTTTTACGCTGTTTAACCAGACGGTCGATCAGGTTTATCAACTGGGGTGGAACGATGAGGTGCATTTGGCGAGGTTTATGACGAGTTTGGCCAAGGCATTTGCGGCGGGGATTGGGAGGTATTGTGAGATTGTTGAGCTGCAGTTTGCGAGGGAGATGGATAGGCAGAGCGCGCAGGAGGCGGCCAGGGAGAGGACGGCGCAGGAGAAGTTTTTTCAGTATGCGAAGGAGGCGTGGAATAcgaaggagagggttgagCCTTTTCAGTTTTATCCCGAG TCTTTTGTCAAGTTCAACAATATCGAGTATGCCATGCAGGCGCTCGAtaagctggagaagctgaTGAATGTTGATCGCTGCGCGGAGGTGCTGGATGAGGTTGACGGTCCTAAGCAGATGGTCAAGCGGCCGGCTCACTACGTGTTTACGATTAAGAtcgtcgagggtgaggaCCTGAAGGCGTGCGACCCGAACGGGACTAGTGATCCGTATGTGGTGCTTTGTGATGAGTATCAGAAGCGTCTGGCGAAGACGAGGGTGATTCCCCGGACGCTGAACCCGCGGTGGGACGAGTCGGTTGACATCACTGTGTCGGGGGCGCTGAACGTCATTGCCACTATTTGGGACCATGACATGTTTGGCGAGCACGACTTTGTGGGCCGGACGTCGCTTAAGCTGGACCCGGTACACTTTGGTGATTACTTGCCGAGGGAGTTCTGGCTGGATCTTGATACCCAGGGGAGGATCTTGTTTAGGGTGACGATGGAAGGTGAGCGTGATGATATCCAGTTTCACTTTGGGAAGGCGTTTAGGCATCTGAAGAGGACGGAGAGAGATATGGTGCGGAAGGTCACGAGCAAG CTTACCATGCATATTAACGCTTCGCTGTCTCATGAAGCGTTACGGAACCTCTTGAGCAAGGGAATTGCCGCTTCCATGGCCAGTctttggaagaagaagcaggctAGCGCGCCACCAGTAACGGCAGCTGAGATCGAAAATGCTCTCCAGCCGCTCTTCACCTACTTTGACGAGAACTTTGCCATCATGAAGCAAACACTGACGGATGCCACCATGATGGCGGTCATGACACGACTGTGGAAGGAAGTGTTGCTTGCCATTGAGAACCTGCTGGTGCCTCCACTGTCGGACAAGCCCTCGAACCAAAAGCCCCTCACTCAGACCGAGATGGACGTCGTCTACAGATGGCTCGAGCTCCTGTTCAACTTTTTCAACGTCAGGGATCCCGAAACGGGCGAAGTATTGGGAGTACCGGCCGATGTCCTCAAGTCGCCTAAGTGGCACGAACTGGCATCGCTCAACTTCTTTTACTTTGACTCGACAGAGAATCTGATCAGGACTTCAGAGCGGATGGTGGCGGCTAATATGGAGCGGGCTAAGCTCCAAGCGCAGCAAGCTCACCCCGCCCTGCCGAATCGTCTTTCGGCCCCGGCGTCTCTGGGAGGAAACCATCTCAGTGTGGCCAATGCAGGCTTTGGCAGTTTGGGCACGATCAGGCGCGGCAAGAGTATCATGATGAGCCGCAACCTGGGGACGATGCGCAAAGCcaaagaggagaagcggAAGGAGATGCAGGCGGATCCGAGCGATGATATGATCATGAGGATCCTGAGGATGAGGCCCGAGGCGGTCAACTACCTCAAGGAGCGCCAGAGGCAAAAGGAgcggatggcggcgaggcAGCAGGCGGCGAATATTGTGCGGCAGAGCGTGCACCAGGGGTGGAATAATGGGCCAGCGTTTGGAGGAGCCTTGTATGGGAGGAATAATTTGCCGCAgcgatga
- the AGE1 gene encoding GTPase activating protein (COG:T; EggNog:ENOG503Q39B) — MGNVSSSPEEGASLYLRDQNRLSISSVVITSPRKRTSINIVPNAYPATRISAMRPSGDNGPVDFVLDPESISSAAGPAFLLKLNNEDDLVFTFTFVLRRSQQLVRSPSGSADTVAPVDTNIQGLTFVYAPTAREVENLVTREFHADPNLHKNPNVELVGTYSTEGSPSVTFDWTWKWKPPKHNEDKGGGWRNSCTFVEYDQRAHRLEPLAIFSFYVANTSPYLSQPSSPIPPILLSAPPKVRVVSSQSVEARISPVPELEELVSPLTISHEPLPAPSPAPTQQKEQIKVDCPRPGEDMSVSDDGPVFRATMKALEQKTGNMRSQMKRLIKKAENVHAAQLEANDAFAAFMEALKDVSSTNANAVKPAIEHYFDKIAREILSYERQNTANIQRIVIEPMSKLYQIDIKQAESKKRDFEEESKDFYAYVSRYLGQRHDSVKAKQSDTKYQTKRKNFELKRFDYSSFMQDLSGGRKEQEILSHLTKYADAQARCFLNTSKKIEDLLPQLEALSTEVLEADKEYQYQRREREEKRRLLEKSNLNYNEPDIQPPLTSAGPREGGAPNGNPVNSDSELGRANSTGSQLKPASSGNMGASPADLTRSPGSLTQHVVGSPQQNAKFKGIRDLEERDPGHIAQLEKETSNRKEGLLWALNRPGGHVDPRNLNKQGWHKFWIVLDQGKLSEYSNWKQRLDLHMDPIDLRLASVREARNAERRFCFEVITPHFKRVYQATSEEDMNSWIMAINNALQSAVEGRSFKDRPPSTAPGDSSFSGMDFGSMFVGKSPSLSHGNHHNSGGIPTRRTTVGARPATARSSSFEERPDRLLQLLRDNDQGNSWCADCGSSNKVEWVSLNLAIIVCIECSGIHRSLGTHISKIRSLTLDTTSFTPDIIELLFLVGNRVSNMVFEAKLDPAMKLTAQATREQRLKFITSKYVDRAFVEPISTTLSRFATADETLLAAIKRNEIQQVIYALALKANPNVTDKSRGTHAVYLALAAADPAPMSPPVTPGPSPTVDKLIPFPIAELLVQNGAEIPAEMPQIPLSHAAQGYIELKRGRKAAIEASGAGGAGGGRMMGLVPCRRGRR, encoded by the exons ATGGGCAACGTCAGCAGCTCTCCCGAAGAGGGCGCATCGCTCTATCTTAGAGACCAGAACAGAT TATCTATTTCTTCAGTCGTAATAACTAGCCCCAGAAAACGCACTTCAATAAACATAGTCCCGAATGCATATCCTGCGACCAGAATATCCGCAATGCGGCCGTCTGGCGACAATGGTCCTGTCGATTTTGTCCTG GACCCAGAATCGATCAGCTCTGCAGCCGGTCCGGCCTTCTTGTTGAAGCTCAACAACGAAGACGACCtcgtcttcaccttcaccttcGTCCTCCGCAGATCGCAGCAGCTCGTTCGAAGTCCCTCAGGAAGTGCTGATACCGTAGCTCCTGTCGATACAAATATCCAAGGGCTTACCTTTGTGTATGCTCCAACGGCCCGCGAAGTTGAGAACTTGGTTACTCGAGAATTCCACGCCGATCCAAACCTGCACAAGAACCCCAATGTCGAGCTTGTCGGAACATATTCAACAGAGGGAAGTCCCTCGGTAACATTTGACTGGACTTGGAAATGGAAGCCACCAAAGCACAACGAGGATAAAGGAGGCGGTTGGCGAAACTCATGCACT TTTGTCGAGTACGACCAGCGCGCACACCGACTGGAACCCCTGGCTATATTTTCTTTCTATGTGGCCA ACACATCGCCTTACCTGAGCCAACCAAGCTCCCCAATACCACCCATTCTGCTGAGCGCTCCACCAAAGGTCCGCGTAGTGTCTTCACAATCGGTCGAAGCTCGAATCAGTCCAGTGCCGGAGCTCGAAGAGCTAGTCTCTCCACTCACCATATCTCATGAACCGTTGCCTGCGCCTTCTccggcaccaacccaacaaaaGGAGCAAATCAAGGTCGACTGCCCACGCCCCGGTGAGGATATGTCAGTTTCCGATGATGGTCCCGTTTTCCGAGCAACCATGAAGGCTCTCGAGCAAAAGACAGGCAATATGCGATCACAGATGAAGCGTTtgatcaagaaggccgaAAATGTCCATGCTGCGCAACTGGAGGCCAACGATGCATTTGCGGCTTTCATGGAAGCCTTGAAAGACGTGTCCTCAACCAACGCAAACGCCGTCAAGCCAGCCATTGAGCACTACTTTGACAAGATCGCCCGCGAGATTTTATCATATGAGCGGCAGAACACGGCGAATATACAAAGGATTGTCATTGAACCGATGAGCAAGTTATACCAGATCGACATCAAACAGGCCGAATCCAAGAAGCGGGATTTCGAAGAGGAAAGTAAAGACTTTTACGCCTATGTCAGCCGCTACCTCGGCCAGAGACACGATTCCGTCAAGGCGAAACAGAGCGACACCAAGTACCAGACCAAACGGAAGAATTTCGAACTAAAACGTTTTGACTATTCCTCGTTTATGCAGGATCTATCTGGCGGGCGCAAGGAACAGGAAATTCTTTCGCATCTTACCAAATATGCCGATGCCCAGGCCAGGTGCTTTCTCAACACTTCAAAGAAGATTGAAGACTTACTGCCACAGCTCGAAGCACTATCCACCGAAGTTTTGGAGGCGGATAAGGAGTATCAGTATCAGCGCCGGGAAcgcgaggagaagagaagactGCTCGAGAAGAGCAATCTTAACTACAATGAACCAGACATTCAACCTCCGCTCACCTCGGCCGGGCCGCGAGAGGGGGGTGCTCCCAATGGAAACCCAGTCAATTCTGACTCTGAGCTCGGTCGTGCGAATAGTACCGGCTCCCAGCTCAAACCAGCCTCGTCAGGAAACATGGGTGCCTCTCCTGCGGACCTGACGAGGTCTCCTGGGAGCCTGACGCAACATGTCGTGGGTAGCCCCCAACAAAATGCTAAATTCAAGGGAATCCGCGACCTTGAGGAACGCGATCCTGGGCACATAGCGCAGCTTGAAAAGGAGACCTCCAACCGCAAGGAAGGCCTCCTGTGGGCCTTGAACAGGCCAGGTGGACATGTAGATCCACGAAATCTCAACAAGCAGGGCTGGCACAA ATTCTGGATTGTCCTGGACCAAGGCAAGTTGTCCGAGTATAGCAACTGGAAACAGAGGCTTGACCTCCACATGGATCCGATCGATTTGCGTCTGGCATCAGTACGAGAGGCAAGGAATGCGGAACGCCGGTTCTGCTTCGAAGTCATCACGCCACATTTCAAGCGCGTTTATCAAGCAACATCTGAAGAAGATATGAATAGTTGGATCATGGCTATCAATAATGCATTACAGAGCGCTGTTGAAGGTCGCTCTTTTAAGGACAGACCGCCATCAACAGCCCCCGGCGACTCAAGCTTCAGCGGTATGGACTTTGGCTCGATGTTTGTTGGCAAAAGTCCGTCCCTCTCGCACGGCAACCATCACAACTCTGGGGGGATCCCAACCCGGCGCACGACTGTCGGCGCCCGCCCAGCGACGGcgcgcagcagcagctttgAGGAACGGCCAGACAGGCTCCTCCAGCTACTCCGGGACAACGATCAGGGCAACTCGTGGTGTGCCGACTGTGGTTCGAGCAACAAGGTCGAATGGGTCTCGCTCAACCTGGCAATCATTGTTTGCATCGAGTGCAGCGGCATCCACCGGTCCCTCGGGACGCACATCAGCAAGATTCgatccctcaccctcgacaCCACCTCGTTCACGCCCGACATTATCGAGCTGCTGTTTCTTGTAGGCAACAGGGTGTCCAACATGGTGTTTGAAGCCAAGCTGGACCCTGCCATGAAACTCACCGCCCAGGCGACCCGTGAGCAAAGACTCAAGTTCATCACGTCAAAATACGTCGACAGGGCGTTTGTCGAGCCCATTTCCACCACGCTGTCACGCTTCGCCACGGCAGATGAGACGCTCTTGGCTGCGATCAAGAGGAACGAAATCCAGCAGGTCATTTACGCCCTTGCCCTCAAGGCTAACCCGAACGTCACGGACAAGTCCCGCGGCACGCACGCGGTGTATCTGGCGTTGGCGGCGGCTGACCCAGCGCCAATGTCGCCGCCTGTCACGCCTGGTCCGTCACCGACGGTGGACAAGCttatccccttccccatcgcGGAGCTGCTTGTGCAGAACGGGGCCGAGATTCCGGCGGAGATGCCCCAGATTCCGCTGAGCCATGCTGCGCAGGGGTATATTGAgctgaagagggggaggaaggcggcgaTTGAGGCTTCGGGGgcaggaggggcaggaggggGTCGtatgatggggttggttcCTTGCCGGCGGGGTCGACGTTGA
- the DUN1 gene encoding serine/threonine protein kinase (COG:T; EggNog:ENOG503NVP1), with product MASLSYIDMFRRLISLLLQGSTGDDAPSESFKKPRRSERLSQRTDNDLVKTPVINKQHLPSPVTHLTSEGTDEFAKEATATPSEGRVSQRRDEYMHSQVAALSSPPQDTQAFSQTHVDPNAPLSDEVEDEVKEGVWGYLLPMDTRYGGTCVVMRKRGSCPPSETVAGAVSGAKQPARKGRGALLKEQEAFDQKQKSGKGLSSGGYLIGRHPECDIQVDDPIVSNRHCLLFTEHKGNDTVVIIEDLSSNGTYVNDQLVGRNQRRELKEYDEIAVMDKARFIFRYPKNRHANAFLQQYTPIEKLGKGHFAEVYLCIEKSTGQRYAVKVFTKTPGVEERSKNEGLQQEIAMLMGVSHPNVLCLKDTFNEPNAVYLVLELAPEGELFNYIVKKQKLSESECRKLFTQLFQGVKYLHDRNIVHRDIKPENILLVDRDLHVKLADFGLAKIIGEESFTTTLCGTPSYVAPEILADTRNRKYTKAVDIWSLGVVLYICLCGFPPFSDELTSATFPYSLSEQIRKGKFDYPSPYWDPVGDPALDLIDSMLVVNPEKRFTVDQCLAHPWMTMKTPGVNDSTNGLVSGIQGLDVTRRGVQRERTLLASINTVQVVNQIPGGDKPDVKVYTKNPETTPKKEPRPDDARDPDEFSQLGGKGDQVLFGDDGDSRYSVNDITNKPKAKGKANGAK from the exons ATGGCGTCACTGTCATACATCGACATGTTCCGCCGATTaatctctcttctccttcaggGCTCTACGGGCGACGATGCTCCCTCTGAATCATTCAAGAAGCCCCGCCGGTCCGAGCGACTCTCGCAGCGCACCGACAACGACCTGGTCAAGACACCAGTCATCAACAAACAGCATCTTCCATCACCCGTGACACATTTGACGAGCGAAGGAACCGATGAGTTTGCCAAGGAAGCCACGGCGACACCTTCAGAGGGCCGTGTCTCCCAGCGTCGCGACGAGTACATGCATTCTCAAGTGGCGGCCCTCAGTTCTCCTCCCCAGGACACGCAAGCGTTCAGTCAGACACACGTAGACCCCAACGCACCGCTCTCCGATGAGGTGGAAGATGAGGTAAAGGAAGGGGTCTGGGGATACCTACTTCCTATGGACACCCGTTACGGAGGCACCtgtgtggtgatgaggaagagagggtcttgccctccttctgAAACCGTGGCCGGCGCCGTCTCCGGTGCAAAACAGCCTGCTAGAAAGGGCAGGGGGGCTCTTCTCAAAGAGCAGGAGGCTTTCGATCAGAAGCAGAAGTCAGGGAAAGGGCTCTCCTCTGGCGGTTATCTCATTGGGAGACACCCCGAATGCG ACATCCAAGTTGATGATCCGATAGTTTCGAACCGTCATTGTCTTTTGTTTACAGAACACAAGGGAAACGACACAGTTGTGATTATCGAGGATCTTTCCAGCAATGGCACATACGTCAACGATCAGCTCGTTGGGCGGAACCAACGGCGTGAGCTGAAGGAGTATGACGAAATTGCTGTCATGGACAAGGCCAGGTTCATTTTCCGGTATCCCAAAAACCGACATGCCAATGCCTTCTTACAGCAATACACGCCCATCGAGAAGCTGGGAAAGGGCCATTTTGCCGAAGTATATCTCTGCATTGAGAAATCCACAGGGCAGCGCTATGCTGTCAAAGTCTTCACCAAGACGCCAGGGGTGGAAGAGCGATCGAAAAACGAAGGCCTCCAGCAAGAAATTGCGATGCTCATGGGTGTTAGCCACCCGAATGTTCTATGCCTCAAGGACACCTTCAACGAACCCAATGCCGTCTATTTGGTGCTGGAGCTTGCGCCGGAAGGAGAGCTGTTCAACTACATTGTGAAGAAGCAGAAACTGAGCGAGTCTGAATGCCGGAAGCTGTTCACCCAATTGTTTCAGGGTGTCAAGTATTTGCACGATCGGAACATTGTGCACAGAGACATCAAGCCAGAGAACATTCTTTTGGTGGACCGTGACTTGCACGTCAAGTTGGCAGATTTTGGGTTGGCCAAGATCATCGGAGAGGAATCTTTCACGACAACACTCTGTGGGACGCCCAGCTATGTGGCACCAGAGATCCTAGCAGATACCCGGAACCGCAAGTACACCAAGGCTGTTGACATCTGGTCACTAGGTGTGGTGCTTTATATCTGCCTGTGCGGCTTCCCCCCATTTTCGGACGAACTCACCAGTGCTACATTCCCATACTCGCTGTCTGAGCAGATCAGGAAAGGGAAATTCGACTACCCATCACCCTACTGGGACCCAGTTGGTGATCCTGCTT TGGATCTCATCGACTCCATGCTAGTCGTCAACCCAGAGAAGCGTTTCACAGTAGATCAGTGCCTGGCTCATCCCTGGATGACAATGAAGACACCTGGTGTCAACGACAGCACTAATGGTCTTGTCAGCGGCATCCAGGGCTTGGATGTTACGCGCCGCGGTGTCCAGAGAGAGCGGACATTGTTAGCCTCGATTAACACTGTTCAAGTTGTCAACCAGATCCCAGGGGGCGACAAGCCCGACGTCAAGGTCTATACCAAGAACCCAGAAACCACACCCAAGAAGGAGCCCAGACCAGACGATGCCAGAGACCCGGATGAGTTTTCCCAACTAGGAGGAAAGGGCGACCAAGTGCTTTTTGGGGATGACGGTGATAGCCGGTATTCCGTGAATGATATTACCAACAAACCGAAGGCGAAGGGGAAGGCTAACGGGGCAAAGTAA